A window from Cellulomonas sp. C5510 encodes these proteins:
- a CDS encoding siderophore-interacting protein, which produces MTSPDPAAAPAGPPRKGRTALRAVVLRTQHLTPAMVRVTLGGPGLAGFAPSAAADSYVKLVFLPGVGRTVTGADALALWTTPEGVVDLAAAREALPPEHQPRLRTYTVRAWDDLELTLTLDVVVHGTAGLAGPWAATAAPGDEIAVVGPGGGYSPDLGADHHLLVGDASALPAVAVALERLGDSASGIAVLEVTDRGEEVALHVPDGVALRWVHAGEAAPGTRLVEAVRGLPWPDGRVHAFVHGEAGAVRDLRRYLRVERRLPAADLSISGYWRLGTDDEGWRAAKRDWLRGIEESESAAGLD; this is translated from the coding sequence GTGACCTCTCCCGACCCCGCAGCCGCGCCCGCCGGCCCTCCCCGCAAGGGGCGGACCGCGCTGCGCGCTGTCGTGCTGCGCACCCAGCACCTCACGCCCGCGATGGTCCGCGTGACGCTCGGTGGGCCCGGCCTCGCAGGCTTCGCGCCGTCGGCGGCCGCGGACTCCTACGTGAAGCTCGTGTTCCTGCCCGGCGTCGGCCGCACGGTCACCGGCGCTGACGCCCTCGCGCTGTGGACCACGCCCGAGGGCGTCGTCGACCTGGCGGCCGCCCGGGAGGCCCTGCCGCCCGAGCACCAACCCCGCCTGCGCACGTACACGGTGCGCGCGTGGGACGACCTGGAGCTGACCCTGACCCTCGACGTCGTCGTCCACGGCACCGCCGGCCTCGCCGGCCCGTGGGCCGCGACCGCCGCGCCCGGGGACGAGATCGCGGTGGTCGGACCGGGCGGCGGGTACAGCCCGGACCTGGGCGCCGACCACCACCTGCTCGTCGGCGACGCGTCCGCGCTGCCCGCCGTCGCGGTCGCGCTCGAGCGGCTCGGGGACTCCGCGTCGGGGATCGCCGTGCTCGAGGTGACCGACCGCGGCGAGGAGGTCGCGCTGCACGTGCCGGACGGCGTGGCGCTGCGCTGGGTGCACGCCGGCGAGGCCGCACCCGGCACCCGACTGGTGGAGGCCGTGCGCGGTCTGCCGTGGCCCGACGGCCGGGTGCACGCGTTCGTGCACGGGGAGGCCGGGGCGGTGCGCGACCTCCGGCGGTACCTGCGGGTCGAGCGCCGACTGCCCGCCGCCGACCTGTCGATCTCCGGCTACTGGCGCCTCGGCACGGACGACGAGGGCTGGCGGGCCGCCAAGCGCGACTGGCTCCGGGGCATCGAGGAGTCGGAGTCGGCCGCAGGCCTCGACTGA
- a CDS encoding Ppx/GppA phosphatase family protein → MTRVAAIDCGTNSIRLLVADVDPSAGTLVDLDRRMEVVRLGQGVDRTGRIAPEALARTLDATHRYAQVCEDLGVEAVRFVATSASRDAENRDEFVAGVREALGVEPEVIGGVEEAALSFRGATGVLGARHDAPYLVVDLGGGSTEVVLGDGAPEAAYSMDVGCVRITERHLRSDPPAVDEVEAAVRDVRAALDVAGRAVPFSRTATLVGLAGSVTTVTAHALGLPAYDPAAIDGSVLPVDDVVAACDDLLARDRASRAALGFMHPGRVDVIGAGALVWREVVQRVRAEVAAAGGELTEVVTSEHDILDGIAWSVAERQADLRG, encoded by the coding sequence GTGACGCGTGTGGCTGCCATCGACTGCGGGACCAACTCCATCCGGCTCCTGGTGGCCGACGTCGACCCGTCCGCGGGGACCCTCGTGGACCTGGACCGCCGCATGGAGGTCGTGCGGCTCGGGCAGGGCGTCGACCGCACGGGACGCATCGCACCGGAGGCGCTCGCGCGGACCCTGGACGCCACCCACCGCTACGCGCAGGTGTGCGAGGACCTCGGCGTCGAGGCGGTCCGGTTCGTCGCGACCAGCGCCTCGCGCGACGCGGAGAACCGCGACGAGTTCGTGGCCGGCGTGCGCGAGGCGCTCGGCGTGGAGCCGGAGGTCATCGGGGGCGTCGAGGAGGCCGCGCTCTCGTTCCGGGGCGCGACCGGGGTGCTCGGTGCCCGGCACGACGCGCCGTACCTGGTGGTCGACCTCGGCGGCGGTTCCACCGAGGTCGTGCTCGGTGACGGCGCCCCGGAGGCCGCCTACTCGATGGACGTCGGCTGCGTGCGCATCACCGAGCGCCACCTCCGGTCGGACCCGCCCGCGGTGGACGAGGTCGAGGCCGCGGTCCGCGACGTCCGTGCGGCGCTCGATGTCGCCGGGCGGGCGGTGCCGTTCTCGCGCACTGCGACCCTCGTCGGGCTGGCCGGGTCCGTCACCACCGTCACCGCGCACGCGCTGGGCCTGCCCGCGTACGACCCGGCGGCGATCGACGGCTCCGTGCTCCCGGTCGACGACGTGGTCGCGGCCTGCGACGACCTGCTCGCGCGGGACCGGGCCTCGCGCGCGGCGCTCGGGTTCATGCACCCCGGGCGGGTGGACGTCATCGGCGCCGGCGCCCTGGTGTGGCGCGAGGTCGTGCAGCGGGTCCGTGCCGAGGTCGCCGCGGCCGGCGGCGAGCTCACCGAGGTCGTCACCTCGGAGCACGACATCCTCGACGGCATCGCCTGGAGCGTCGCCGAGCGGCAGGCCGACCTCCGGGGCTGA
- a CDS encoding histidine kinase codes for MAGWPRPAPAGRGRRRPGPARSARHPPEVPLSQSPSQTPDTAPAGFTELDARRLGRVRRFFAQRPVASDVLVCLVYAVAVVGEAGPQDVSGLLLAGRPAAALSLVLAVLGVAVLAVRRRWPVRVALAMAALGVLHVLVAGHVGAFDLGFALALYVVAASRPQRFAWSVLGIASVTVVGALLLWGGRPDPTPGTVTVATAEGTEVRPLPEPVVTSDAPSFLLVGLGAFAIGANVRARRLHTRALVDRHQQLVDAGEQHAKLAAAAEQARIAREMHDVVAHGLTVMIALSDGARVAVRRSPDDAVAALDLLSETGRSALADMRRMLGVLRGADVPLEPQPGTHDLESLAQQFRAAGLTVHLTTAGPALPADAGLALTVYRVVQESLTNALRHAGSGARVDVLVRHGAGRIGIEVVDDGGADPATEADPEPGRRARLSGRLAERLEDPLGTNTDAGGTEALVPDQPVRTGRGLVGMRERAAVYGGSVAAGPYRGGWRVHVELRTEDSGAATTTDEHDEERT; via the coding sequence GTGGCAGGGTGGCCCCGTCCCGCTCCGGCGGGGCGGGGCCGCCGCCGTCCCGGCCCCGCCCGATCCGCCCGCCACCCCCCGGAGGTCCCGCTGAGCCAGAGCCCGAGCCAGACGCCGGACACCGCTCCCGCCGGCTTCACCGAGCTCGACGCGCGTCGGCTCGGCCGCGTCCGGCGGTTCTTCGCGCAGCGCCCGGTGGCGTCCGACGTGCTGGTCTGCCTGGTGTACGCGGTCGCCGTGGTGGGAGAGGCCGGGCCGCAGGACGTCAGCGGGTTGCTGCTGGCCGGCCGGCCCGCGGCCGCGCTGTCGCTCGTGCTCGCCGTGCTCGGCGTCGCCGTGCTGGCGGTGCGGCGGCGCTGGCCCGTCCGCGTGGCGCTCGCCATGGCCGCGCTCGGCGTGCTGCACGTGCTGGTCGCCGGGCACGTGGGGGCGTTCGACCTCGGCTTCGCGCTGGCGCTCTACGTCGTCGCCGCGAGCCGGCCGCAGCGGTTCGCCTGGTCGGTCCTGGGGATCGCGTCCGTGACGGTGGTCGGGGCGCTGCTGCTGTGGGGCGGGCGACCGGATCCCACACCGGGCACGGTGACGGTGGCGACGGCCGAGGGCACCGAGGTCCGTCCGCTGCCCGAGCCGGTCGTGACCTCCGACGCGCCGAGCTTCCTGCTGGTCGGGCTCGGGGCGTTCGCGATCGGGGCGAACGTGCGCGCGCGCCGCCTGCACACCCGGGCCCTGGTCGACCGTCACCAGCAGCTGGTCGATGCCGGCGAGCAGCACGCCAAGCTCGCGGCGGCCGCCGAGCAGGCCCGGATCGCACGCGAGATGCACGACGTCGTCGCGCACGGCCTGACCGTGATGATCGCACTGTCGGACGGCGCGCGGGTCGCGGTGCGGCGGTCCCCGGACGACGCGGTGGCCGCGCTCGACCTGCTCTCGGAGACCGGCCGCTCCGCACTGGCCGACATGCGGCGGATGCTCGGCGTGCTGCGCGGCGCCGACGTGCCGCTCGAGCCGCAGCCCGGCACGCACGACCTGGAGTCGCTGGCGCAGCAGTTCCGCGCCGCGGGCCTCACGGTCCACCTGACGACGGCGGGTCCGGCGCTCCCGGCGGACGCCGGCCTGGCGCTCACCGTCTACCGCGTGGTCCAGGAGTCGCTGACGAACGCGCTGCGCCACGCCGGCAGCGGCGCGCGGGTGGACGTGCTCGTGCGGCACGGCGCGGGCCGCATCGGGATCGAGGTCGTGGACGACGGCGGCGCGGACCCTGCCACCGAGGCGGATCCGGAGCCGGGCCGGCGCGCGCGCCTGAGCGGGCGGCTCGCGGAGCGGCTCGAGGACCCGCTGGGGACCAACACCGACGCCGGCGGCACCGAGGCGCTCGTGCCGGACCAGCCCGTCCGGACCGGCCGCGGGCTGGTCGGCATGCGGGAGCGCGCCGCGGTCTACGGTGGCTCCGTGGCGGCGGGGCCGTACCGGGGCGGCTGGCGGGTGCACGTGGAGCTCCGCACCGAGGACTCCGGGGCCGCCACCACCACCGACGAGCACGACGAGGAGCGCACGTGA
- a CDS encoding sulfurtransferase TusA family protein translates to MTVHIDGGDLGCARLLVLLRDRARELAAGTVVHLTTSDPVAPVDLPAWCRLTGHEYLGPVPDGPPPATYAVRLAADPRATDPARPWHLAPGA, encoded by the coding sequence GTGACGGTCCACATCGACGGCGGCGACCTGGGCTGCGCCCGCCTCCTGGTGCTCCTGCGCGACCGCGCGCGCGAGCTGGCGGCCGGCACGGTCGTGCACCTGACGACGTCCGACCCGGTCGCGCCGGTCGACCTGCCGGCGTGGTGCCGGCTCACGGGGCACGAGTACCTGGGGCCGGTGCCGGACGGCCCGCCGCCGGCGACCTACGCGGTGCGGCTGGCCGCGGACCCGCGGGCGACGGACCCGGCGCGTCCGTGGCACCTGGCGCCGGGCGCCTGA
- a CDS encoding MDR family MFS transporter translates to MTARTGTLPPSPPPAPRGTADRSTAPADPQAAPAPVRLDPADRTVIALLLVAGFVVILNETAMGVALPVLMEELGVSAATGQWLTTGFMLTMAVVIPATGWVMDRFRTRQVFVAAMSLFTVGTTIAAVAPGFGVLLAGRVVQASGTAVMIPLLMTTVLTLVPPAIRGRVMGTISIVISVAPAVGPTMSGLVLSQLSWRWVFLVMLPIALAALGLGVWRVRDVTTPRDARLDVVSLALSAVGFGALIFGLSSIGESAGGHAPVAPWIPLTVGVVALVVFVRRQLALQRTTGALLDLRVFTHRSYTVSTLVLVISFMAMFGALIVLPIFLQGVLGRGTLQTGLLLLPGGVVMGALSPLVGRLFDRFGPRPLVTPGAVALSAALWLLSTLHPGTSAATVVAVHTLLSAGLAFMITPLFTSALGTLPRELYGHGSAIVNTVQQLAGAAGTALFITVLSTTTAGRIAAGADVLDATTAGVQDAFLWGGIVSVVAVGASLLVRRPPAGERPAVH, encoded by the coding sequence ATGACTGCTCGCACCGGCACCCTGCCGCCGTCTCCCCCGCCCGCCCCACGCGGAACCGCGGACCGGTCGACCGCGCCCGCCGACCCGCAGGCCGCACCCGCGCCGGTGCGGCTCGACCCGGCCGACCGCACCGTCATCGCCCTGCTGCTGGTCGCCGGCTTCGTCGTCATCCTCAACGAGACCGCGATGGGCGTCGCGCTGCCGGTCCTCATGGAGGAGCTCGGCGTCTCCGCGGCGACCGGCCAGTGGCTGACCACCGGCTTCATGCTGACGATGGCCGTGGTCATCCCCGCGACCGGCTGGGTCATGGACCGGTTCCGGACCCGGCAGGTGTTCGTCGCGGCGATGTCCCTGTTCACCGTCGGCACGACGATCGCGGCGGTCGCCCCCGGGTTCGGCGTCCTGCTGGCCGGCCGTGTGGTCCAGGCGAGCGGGACCGCCGTCATGATCCCGCTGCTCATGACGACGGTGCTGACGCTGGTGCCGCCGGCGATCCGCGGCCGGGTCATGGGGACGATCTCCATCGTCATCTCCGTGGCGCCGGCGGTCGGTCCGACGATGTCGGGCCTCGTGCTGTCGCAGCTGTCCTGGCGCTGGGTGTTCCTCGTGATGCTGCCGATCGCGCTCGCCGCGCTGGGCCTCGGGGTGTGGCGGGTCCGCGACGTGACGACCCCGCGGGACGCCCGCCTCGACGTCGTCTCGCTGGCGCTGTCCGCCGTGGGCTTCGGCGCGCTGATCTTCGGGCTGTCGAGCATCGGGGAGTCCGCGGGCGGCCACGCGCCGGTCGCACCCTGGATCCCGCTGACCGTCGGGGTGGTGGCGCTGGTCGTGTTCGTCCGGCGGCAGCTCGCCCTGCAGCGGACGACGGGCGCGCTGCTCGACCTGCGCGTCTTCACGCACCGCTCCTACACGGTGTCGACGCTCGTGCTGGTCATCTCGTTCATGGCGATGTTCGGCGCGCTCATCGTGCTGCCGATCTTCCTGCAGGGCGTGCTGGGCCGCGGGACCCTCCAGACGGGCCTCCTGCTGCTGCCCGGTGGCGTCGTCATGGGCGCGCTGTCCCCGCTCGTGGGGCGGCTGTTCGACCGGTTCGGGCCGCGCCCGCTCGTCACGCCGGGCGCCGTCGCGCTCAGCGCCGCGCTGTGGCTGCTGTCGACGCTGCACCCGGGGACCTCGGCGGCGACCGTCGTCGCGGTGCACACGCTGCTGTCCGCCGGGCTGGCGTTCATGATCACGCCGCTGTTCACGTCCGCGCTCGGGACCCTGCCGCGTGAGCTGTACGGGCACGGCAGCGCGATCGTCAACACGGTCCAGCAGCTCGCGGGGGCCGCCGGTACCGCCCTGTTCATCACGGTGCTGTCCACCACGACGGCCGGCCGGATCGCGGCGGGCGCGGACGTGCTCGACGCGACGACCGCCGGCGTGCAGGACGCGTTCCTGTGGGGCGGCATCGTGTCGGTCGTCGCGGTCGGGGCGTCGCTGCTGGTGCGCCGGCCGCCGGCCGGGGAGCGGCCCGCGGTGCACTGA
- a CDS encoding PadR family transcriptional regulator, translated as MDTTQLLKGVLDVAVLAVVADEDGYGYDVVRRLRSAGLAEVGDASVYGTLRRLYSQGALTSYVVPSDEGPHRKYYGINAQGRAMLAAQRKDWREFAGTMSRLLEEEAA; from the coding sequence GTGGACACGACCCAGCTGCTCAAGGGGGTGCTCGACGTCGCGGTGCTGGCCGTGGTCGCGGACGAGGACGGCTACGGCTACGACGTCGTCCGCCGGCTGCGGTCCGCGGGCCTCGCCGAGGTGGGCGACGCCTCCGTGTACGGGACGTTGCGGCGCCTGTACTCCCAGGGCGCGTTGACGTCCTACGTGGTGCCGAGCGACGAGGGCCCGCACCGCAAGTACTACGGGATCAACGCGCAGGGCAGGGCGATGCTCGCCGCCCAGCGCAAGGACTGGCGCGAGTTCGCGGGCACGATGTCCCGCCTGCTCGAGGAGGAGGCAGCGTGA
- a CDS encoding MFS transporter: MPSRHHEPHRTAIYATALTAFFAIAGIAVVDPILPVIGTEIGASTWQIELLFTAYLIVMAVGMIPAVIATGRFGYRAVLATGVTVVAVASVLAALSGSIAQLAVLRGLWGLGNAMFFATAMVLLVALATDREWVVELFETCVGLGFAVGPLIGGLLGQISWRVPFAACGVLMLLALAMSVTRLRDPQDPPTPLRLRDVLQPYRRPAFRALCAVTAAYNFVFFVVLGYTPVFLGLGVIPLGLVFTAWGVGLAVGILVVGHRLAHRVGAVATVGVAVGGLLVALVLLATSAGTAESVVVLVLAGVCMGIANANLTDLALGIGGAERRTTTAAFNLVRWGFAAPAPVIAGLLHPVSPTAPYWLGAGVLLLGVAVFARKGQAMAGAVGERLTWRAWDRAARAVEGTPEEAVGEA; the protein is encoded by the coding sequence ATGCCCAGCCGGCACCACGAACCGCACCGCACCGCGATCTACGCCACCGCCCTGACGGCCTTCTTCGCCATCGCCGGCATCGCCGTGGTGGACCCGATCCTGCCCGTCATCGGCACGGAGATCGGCGCCTCCACGTGGCAGATCGAGCTGCTGTTCACGGCGTACCTCATCGTGATGGCGGTCGGCATGATCCCCGCCGTCATCGCCACCGGGCGGTTCGGGTACCGCGCGGTGCTCGCGACCGGCGTGACCGTCGTCGCGGTCGCCTCGGTGCTGGCCGCCCTGTCCGGCTCCATCGCCCAGCTCGCCGTGCTGCGCGGCCTGTGGGGCCTCGGCAACGCCATGTTCTTCGCGACCGCGATGGTGCTGCTGGTCGCGCTCGCGACGGACCGGGAGTGGGTGGTCGAGCTCTTCGAGACCTGCGTCGGCCTGGGCTTCGCCGTCGGCCCGCTGATCGGCGGGCTGCTCGGCCAGATCTCGTGGCGCGTGCCGTTCGCGGCCTGCGGCGTGCTCATGCTGCTGGCGCTCGCGATGTCGGTCACCCGGCTGCGTGACCCGCAGGACCCGCCGACGCCGCTGCGGCTGCGCGACGTCCTGCAGCCCTACCGCCGGCCCGCGTTCCGCGCGCTGTGCGCCGTGACCGCGGCCTACAACTTCGTGTTCTTCGTGGTGCTCGGCTACACGCCCGTGTTCCTCGGCCTCGGCGTCATCCCGCTCGGGCTGGTGTTCACGGCGTGGGGCGTCGGCCTCGCCGTCGGCATCCTCGTGGTCGGGCACCGGCTCGCGCACCGCGTCGGCGCCGTCGCCACGGTCGGCGTCGCCGTGGGCGGCCTGCTCGTCGCGCTCGTGCTGCTGGCCACGAGCGCAGGGACCGCGGAGTCCGTCGTCGTCCTCGTGCTCGCGGGCGTCTGCATGGGCATCGCCAACGCCAACCTGACGGACCTCGCGCTCGGCATCGGCGGAGCCGAGCGGCGCACGACGACCGCGGCGTTCAACCTCGTGCGGTGGGGCTTCGCGGCACCCGCGCCGGTCATCGCCGGCCTGCTGCACCCCGTCAGCCCGACCGCCCCGTACTGGCTCGGCGCGGGCGTGCTGCTGCTCGGCGTCGCGGTGTTCGCCCGGAAGGGGCAGGCGATGGCCGGCGCGGTGGGGGAGCGCCTGACGTGGCGCGCCTGGGACCGCGCGGCGCGCGCCGTGGAGGGCACGCCGGAGGAGGCCGTCGGCGAGGCCTGA
- a CDS encoding NAD(P)/FAD-dependent oxidoreductase: protein MSEATVTTPARASGKPRKVPRIVILGGGSVGLYSARRLRRRLGNREAAIVVVDPRPYMTYAPFLPEAAAGSIDARHVVAPHRRALKGIDVLQGKVSAIQHADRTVEVTPEEGDPYWITYDHLIVGLGSVARTLPIPGLAEQAIGFKNVEEAIAVRNHVLGRIDLASSTWDPELRRRMLTFTFVGGGFAGVEAIAEVEDMARDAVKQYRSLDQEDLRFVLVEGSRRILPEVSEELGGYTLEQLRKRRIEVFLSTFLNSCVDGHVVLSDGTEFDSETIVWTAGVKANPVLQNSDLPLDKLGRVITLPTLQVADADGNVVPDAYAAGDCAAVPDLTQPGQFCPPNAQHAIRQATHLADNLARVLRSAEPTDYKHKNIGAVASLGMYKGVAQFMGRIKVRGFLAWVMHRTYHVFAMPTLNRKLSIMAGWTANLLWRREVVPLGSLHDPRAEFRAASVPPRPKAEPAAEDHSPVASTEAKPAAEPKSTAGTTA, encoded by the coding sequence ATGTCTGAGGCCACCGTCACGACCCCCGCGCGCGCGTCGGGGAAGCCCCGCAAGGTGCCGCGCATCGTCATCCTCGGCGGCGGTTCCGTGGGGCTGTACTCCGCCCGGCGGCTGCGCCGGCGGCTCGGGAACCGGGAGGCCGCGATCGTGGTGGTCGACCCGCGTCCCTACATGACCTACGCGCCGTTCCTCCCGGAGGCCGCGGCCGGCTCGATCGACGCCCGCCACGTGGTGGCGCCGCACCGGCGCGCCCTCAAGGGCATCGACGTGCTCCAGGGCAAGGTCTCGGCGATCCAGCACGCCGACCGCACGGTCGAGGTCACGCCCGAGGAGGGCGACCCGTACTGGATCACCTACGACCACCTGATCGTCGGCCTCGGGTCGGTCGCGCGCACGCTGCCCATCCCCGGGCTCGCGGAGCAGGCCATCGGCTTCAAGAACGTCGAGGAGGCCATCGCCGTCCGCAACCACGTGCTCGGTCGGATCGACCTCGCGTCGTCCACCTGGGACCCGGAGCTGCGCCGGCGGATGCTGACCTTCACGTTCGTGGGCGGCGGGTTCGCGGGTGTCGAGGCCATCGCCGAGGTCGAGGACATGGCGCGCGACGCGGTCAAGCAGTACCGCTCGCTCGACCAGGAGGACCTGCGGTTCGTGCTCGTCGAGGGCTCGCGGCGCATCCTGCCCGAGGTCTCGGAGGAGCTCGGCGGCTACACGCTCGAGCAGCTCCGCAAGCGCCGCATCGAGGTGTTCCTGTCGACGTTCCTCAACTCGTGCGTCGACGGCCACGTGGTGCTGTCCGACGGCACGGAGTTCGACTCCGAGACGATCGTGTGGACCGCGGGCGTCAAGGCGAACCCGGTGCTGCAGAACTCGGACCTGCCGCTCGACAAGCTCGGTCGCGTCATCACCCTGCCGACGCTCCAGGTGGCGGACGCCGACGGGAACGTCGTGCCCGACGCCTACGCGGCCGGCGACTGCGCCGCCGTGCCGGACCTGACCCAGCCGGGCCAGTTCTGCCCGCCGAACGCCCAGCACGCCATCCGGCAGGCCACGCACCTGGCGGACAACCTCGCCCGGGTGCTGCGCAGCGCGGAGCCGACGGACTACAAGCACAAGAACATCGGCGCCGTCGCGTCGCTCGGCATGTACAAGGGCGTCGCGCAGTTCATGGGCCGCATCAAGGTCCGCGGGTTCCTCGCGTGGGTCATGCACCGGACGTACCACGTGTTCGCCATGCCGACGCTGAACCGCAAGCTCAGCATCATGGCCGGCTGGACCGCGAACCTGCTGTGGCGCCGCGAGGTCGTGCCGCTCGGCTCGCTGCACGACCCGCGCGCGGAGTTCCGCGCCGCGTCGGTCCCGCCCCGCCCGAAGGCCGAGCCGGCCGCCGAGGACCACAGCCCGGTCGCGAGCACGGAGGCGAAGCCCGCCGCCGAGCCGAAGTCCACGGCAGGCACCACGGCCTGA
- a CDS encoding response regulator transcription factor: protein MGFRLVLDDEDDLTVVGEAGDGAEALQQVAALQPDVVLMDVRMPGTNGIEATQRIVASGSPSRVLILTTFDLDEYAFAALRAGASGFLLKDPRPAELTDAIRAVATGDAVVSPRVTRRMLELFAEELPSAVADAARPRDDARLAELTQREREVLLAVAEGLSNAEVAQRLFLSEATVKTHVGRILAKLGVRDRVQAVVFAYESGLVGR, encoded by the coding sequence ATGGGCTTCCGGCTGGTGCTCGACGACGAGGACGACCTCACGGTCGTGGGCGAGGCCGGGGACGGCGCCGAGGCGCTGCAGCAGGTCGCCGCCCTGCAGCCCGACGTCGTGCTCATGGACGTCCGGATGCCCGGGACGAACGGCATCGAGGCGACCCAGCGGATCGTCGCGTCCGGGTCGCCGTCCCGCGTGCTCATCCTCACGACGTTCGACCTGGACGAGTACGCGTTCGCGGCGCTGCGCGCCGGGGCCAGCGGCTTCCTCCTCAAGGACCCCCGCCCGGCGGAGCTCACGGACGCGATCCGGGCGGTCGCGACCGGGGACGCCGTGGTCTCCCCACGGGTCACCCGCCGGATGCTCGAGCTGTTCGCGGAGGAGCTGCCCAGCGCAGTGGCCGACGCCGCCCGGCCGCGCGACGACGCCCGGCTCGCCGAGCTCACGCAACGCGAGCGCGAGGTGCTGCTGGCCGTGGCCGAGGGGCTGTCGAACGCGGAGGTCGCGCAGCGGCTGTTCCTGTCGGAGGCCACCGTCAAGACGCACGTCGGGCGCATCCTGGCGAAGCTGGGCGTGCGCGACCGGGTGCAGGCCGTGGTGTTCGCGTACGAGTCGGGCCTGGTCGGGCGCTGA
- a CDS encoding ANTAR domain-containing protein — translation MPGHDEAVRLHADASLDALIQTLTDRAGRTAGVEDAHACATATVRGVDRWLAASSVGAARCDGAQDRPRRGPRYQVRLTGDPVLLPDLADPDVQRRWPVWAHACRVQGYRSAAVVAGEHRDVTVHLSLYGRRPAGWDEVAERAAGLAEGIASVVRARDEVIALAHTMDDLLACSRSQPLIDRAVGVVMAQRQCDAAEALAYLRDAATHRDTREVAAGLVAGAVPAPGVVPAPRDVA, via the coding sequence ATGCCCGGTCACGACGAGGCCGTCCGGCTGCACGCCGACGCCTCGCTGGACGCGCTCATCCAGACGCTCACCGACCGGGCGGGTCGCACCGCCGGGGTCGAGGACGCGCACGCCTGCGCCACCGCGACGGTGCGGGGTGTGGACCGGTGGCTGGCGGCGTCGTCGGTCGGCGCGGCGCGCTGCGACGGTGCGCAGGACCGGCCGCGGCGGGGCCCGCGCTACCAGGTGCGGCTGACCGGTGACCCCGTGCTGCTGCCGGACCTGGCGGACCCCGACGTGCAGCGGCGGTGGCCGGTGTGGGCGCACGCGTGCCGGGTGCAGGGCTACCGGTCCGCGGCTGTGGTCGCGGGGGAGCACCGCGACGTGACCGTGCACCTGTCGCTGTACGGGCGCCGCCCGGCCGGCTGGGACGAGGTGGCGGAGCGGGCCGCGGGCCTCGCCGAGGGCATCGCGTCGGTGGTGCGGGCCCGTGACGAGGTGATCGCGCTCGCGCACACGATGGACGACCTGCTGGCGTGCAGCCGGTCCCAGCCGCTCATCGACCGGGCGGTGGGGGTCGTGATGGCGCAGCGGCAGTGCGACGCGGCCGAGGCGCTGGCCTACCTGCGGGACGCCGCCACCCACCGCGACACCCGCGAGGTGGCCGCCGGGCTGGTCGCCGGGGCCGTGCCGGCGCCGGGCGTGGTCCCGGCTCCGCGCGACGTGGCGTGA
- a CDS encoding MarR family winged helix-turn-helix transcriptional regulator, which produces MQQPADDVRTIEAQVAMLLRLADRTRRAGARARGEIERSAYLVLSVLAAQGTASVNAIADALRLDPSTVTRQVLAMEQAGQVRRTADPGDGRVTLVAATDAGLAALATTRDVRARLYAEVLDGWPEDDRTELARLLTRLNADIDTWGRAHPVR; this is translated from the coding sequence ATGCAGCAGCCCGCCGACGACGTGCGCACGATCGAGGCCCAGGTCGCGATGCTGCTCCGCCTCGCGGACCGCACCCGCCGGGCCGGCGCGCGCGCCCGCGGGGAGATCGAGCGGTCCGCCTACCTCGTGCTCTCCGTGCTGGCCGCCCAGGGGACCGCCAGCGTCAACGCGATCGCCGACGCCCTCCGCCTCGACCCCTCGACCGTCACACGGCAGGTGCTGGCCATGGAGCAGGCCGGCCAGGTGCGGCGCACCGCCGACCCCGGGGACGGGCGCGTGACGCTGGTCGCCGCCACGGATGCCGGGCTGGCAGCGCTCGCGACGACGCGGGACGTCCGGGCGCGCCTGTACGCCGAGGTGCTCGACGGCTGGCCCGAGGACGACCGGACGGAGCTCGCGCGGCTGCTGACGCGCCTCAACGCGGACATCGACACCTGGGGCCGGGCGCACCCCGTGCGCTGA